The following DNA comes from Acidobacteriota bacterium.
CTGACGGTGATCGCCTTCGCCCGGTGGTACGCCCTGTCGGTGGCCTACTGGTTTCCCGCCGAGAAGCTCGAGCTGACGGCGCGACTCGGCCAGATCATGTCGCCGTTCCTCGTGACGGTGTCGCTCGCCGCGGTTCTCATGGGGCTCGGCAACGTGCACGGCCGCTTCTTCGTCCCGGCTCTCGCGCCGGCCCTGTTCAACGTCGGCGTCCTCGCCGGTGGCTGGCTGCTCGCGCCGCGGCTCGCCGAGCACGGATGGCCCGCCGTCACGGGGTTGGCGGCGGGGGCGGTGCTCGGCGGGTTGCTGCAGCTCGCGGCACAGATCCCCGGGGTGGCCCGGGACGGCTACCGCCACCGGGCCGTCCTCGACCTTTCCGACCCGGCCTTCCGGCAGATCATGGCGCGACTGGCACCGGCGATGTTCGCGGTGGCGGCAACCTACCTGAACGTGCTCGTCGACAACCAACTCGCCTCGTATTTCGGCGAGGGTCCCGTCTCCTACCTCTTCTTCGCTTTCCGGTTGTGGATGCTGCCGATCGGCCTGTTCGGCGTCGCGATCGCCACCGCCAACCTCGCCGGCGTGTCCCGGGACTTGGCCCGCAACGACCGCGATCGCTTCCGCTCCACCCTCGCCACCTCGATCCGCATGACCCTCCTGCTCACCGTTCCGGCGGCCGCGGCCCTGATCGCCCTCGGGGTGCCGATCGTGCGCGTGGTGTACGAGCACATGCGCTTCGGTCCGGCCGACACCCGGGCGACCGCGGAGGTGCTGGCGCTCTATGCCGTGGGGCTTCCCGGCTACGCGCTCGTGAAGGTCTTCGTCCCGACCTTCTACGCGCTCAAGGACCCGTGGACACCGGTCCGGATCTCCGCCTCGGTCGTCCTGGTGAAGATCGCCCTCAACTTCGCGTTCATCGGGCCGCTCGCCTACGGGGGGCTCGCGCTCGCCACGGGGATCGCCGCTTGGGTCAATGCGGCCTGGACGGGATTCCGCCTCCGGCAGATGTCCGGGCCGCTCGCCGGACTGTCGGTGGGCCGGGCCGCCACGACCGCCCTCCTTTCCTCGGCGGCGATGGTCGCCGCCACGCTGGCGGTCGGGCGCCTCGGAGCGTGGGCCTGTCCCGACCGCGGATTCGTGGGGCAGGCCGCGGTGCTCGCCCTGCAGATCGCGGTCGGCCTGGCGGTGGTCGGCGCGGGCGTGCTCGTCTCCGGCCTGCCCGAGGCGACGCGGCTGCGGGCGGCGGCAGGCCGTTGGTTCGGAGGAAGGCTCCGGTGAAGGTGCTGGTCCAGCGGGTGCTCCGCGCGTCGGTGCGCGTCGGCGGGGAGGAGGTCGGCAGCATCGGCCGCGGCCTTTTGGTCTTCCTCGGCGTGGAAAGCGGTGACGACGAGCGGACCGCGGACTGGTACGCCCGGCGCGTCGCCGCGATGAAGTGGTTCCCCGACGAAAGCGGAGG
Coding sequences within:
- the murJ gene encoding murein biosynthesis integral membrane protein MurJ, producing MSRHPSIARAAGAVSLATGMSRVLGLAREMTMAALFTRAETDAFIAAFKIPNLLRDLLAEGALSSAFVPTYAETLERRGRAAAFRLASSVLNALAVVTGLFALTVIAFARWYALSVAYWFPAEKLELTARLGQIMSPFLVTVSLAAVLMGLGNVHGRFFVPALAPALFNVGVLAGGWLLAPRLAEHGWPAVTGLAAGAVLGGLLQLAAQIPGVARDGYRHRAVLDLSDPAFRQIMARLAPAMFAVAATYLNVLVDNQLASYFGEGPVSYLFFAFRLWMLPIGLFGVAIATANLAGVSRDLARNDRDRFRSTLATSIRMTLLLTVPAAAALIALGVPIVRVVYEHMRFGPADTRATAEVLALYAVGLPGYALVKVFVPTFYALKDPWTPVRISASVVLVKIALNFAFIGPLAYGGLALATGIAAWVNAAWTGFRLRQMSGPLAGLSVGRAATTALLSSAAMVAATLAVGRLGAWACPDRGFVGQAAVLALQIAVGLAVVGAGVLVSGLPEATRLRAAAGRWFGGRLR